The Micropterus dolomieu isolate WLL.071019.BEF.003 ecotype Adirondacks linkage group LG11, ASM2129224v1, whole genome shotgun sequence genomic interval TATTCTATTGCCGGTGACAACAGAGGAGAAAGGGGGAGGCAAGGAGGATTATAAAGAGTAGAATGATGAGGAGGCTAATTTAAGCGTTTTGAAAATactggagagagtgagagaagagagagagaacgagggCTTAATACATTTATGTGGTAAGGTGCCAACTGTCTgggatttttaaaatatgtttatagaataaaatgtgttttagaacatgcattttgcaaaacaaaatgcCCCTTTCCTAATCCACTCTCCTTACCTCTGCAACGTACGTAAATCTCTTCCCAGCACTAATGAACTATTATGACAAATACAGAAAGTATATTTACTGTGTTGACAGAGGCTGCGCTCCTCAGTTCCAGAGGGCCACAATGAGTTATATATCACCTTCTTTTTCACTCTTTTCCCCCAGCCTCTATCTCCTTTCCTGTTTCTAGTTGtaactctctttctctcccacttAGCCATATGGGGAATGACACATGTATCTCTCATCTTCTCCCACGGAGCGACGGGGCTCTGCAGCACAGTTATGTTCTGTGTGGTATATAGTTAGCAGAGCTTGTGGTGATGTATTGAGTGTAATAGCCAACAGCGTTTGTTGAGATTAATTGATACTAATGGCTAACACAGTTAGCAGTGAGTGATGGCTGCTACATCGCAGACACACTGGAAGATTGGACACAAATCAAGTTGTGACTCGGCTCCCTCTGCAACAACACACTCCGTCTGCTCCGTCATCTACAATGCAGTCCGAAACTTTGGCCACTAGTAGATGTGGGCTTTACTGGAGAGTTGTGTTCCAAAACTGGGACATCCACAGTCTGACAACCTAAATGCTAGAAATGATTGACATTCAAGTAATGTAAACTGTTGGGTATTAGCTCTACACTGAGCAGCACCGGCACTGTGGAAAGTAAAAGAACCAAAACATTAATGAAAAATGGAGATGTCATGCAAATGTTCACATACAAAAATCAACCTGAAAGTGCCATCATGTCAAACAGATGGTAGGCAATTCAGATAGCAACATTAtcacaggaagtgatgtgaACCATGGGTATGCATATTGCAAGAGAGAAGAAGATGTAAGTGTATAATCTATCTTACTCCTGTTTGGGCAAAATCCAGACAAGAGATGCATGTTAACACCCCACATAGAGCCAGggatataaaataattttcaccAGTATAACTAAGAAGCAACTTAAATTTGGTGGAAGCTCTGCATGAGCTAAAGTACATTTCCAAGAGACTTTTCCTCTGTGTGACAATGCCTCATATTCAAATATAGAAATGTCAGCAAAAGCTATGCCAAAATTCCTTTAATATGCAGGCTTCGGTTTTACCTAACAAGTCATTCTACCTGCTTGAACAGATGATGTTGCGTTCGTTGCAGAATTAGACTGTTTTTTCAACAGATCaactgtgaagcgctttgacAGAAACCTCATCAGCTGGAGCCACGTCACTGTTGCACCGTAGCATAAACTGATCGTCCTCTCCTTGGCTTCTGCCTCCTGCTAATCACAGAATGTGACTTGACATCTACTTGAAAAAGCACCCATCATTTCCCTAGGCCAGGATGACTCATCCAGTATGGCTGCCACTCCATCACAGTGGGCTGGCCTAAAAAGGTTCCCTTCTTCCTCCAATCACTTAATCATTGTTCCTCTTCACCTCCCCGCTCATAAGTCATTCTCTTCGACTGCACCCCCACCTCTGAACTGGACTTTACCGACACAAAGTATTATTGCTCCTCATCTCTTTCAATTGCCTGACTGACAGCTCTGACAGCATGAAGGGTAGGAGAGGAGTTACTCTGCCGTGGTTCCTTTCTTTTCTGCTCCGCTGTGCTTTAAACTTTCTGCTGTGTTTGGATGCcccatccacccacacacacacacacacacacagacacacacacacacacacacacacaccatgcacCATAGCTCCTTCTTTCCCTCCCCAGGAGGGCTAAAATCCCATCATCCCTCTATGTCAGCATCGCTGTTGCAATCCTCACCCCATTAGCATAATATTCCCATTCCCTTGCCGCCTCACTCCTCCTATATCAGACAAACTGCTCTGGGAATCATGGTGGGATATGCCGTGCTCATGCTCAGTCTAATTCTTGTGACTGTCTATCTATTCATTTCGGTCTCCCAccctcatgcacacacattcattcacccactctctctcttaATGTCTTTGATTCTGTTACTCAAATCTATCTATCCatcgatctatctatctatgcaGACAACTCTGTTAGAGGGGTGAGTGAGAGAGGTTGCAAGTAAAGAAAGATGTATGAATGAGATACAGAGTAATGGTGAGAGAGATGAAGTGTAACACTAACTGTTTACATGGCTGACTGGCTTAAACTACTTACCCCAATGATCTATAATATGTTTGAATCTTACCATATTTACTCAAGATGTGACACACTAGAGCACACTAGCATGTGCGCGCAtacacacatacccacacacactaTCTTACTATAGGGCTGAAGCTCATACAAAGTAGTCAGTCTTTGCTTATATTTgtactgttttttaaaatgtaattttgttgaCATTCAACACATGCCctgcatgcatgcatgaatAAACAGTAGACCTAAGCCTAATCCTCAGTATAAGTGCATCCATCTGCAAAGACCACAAAAAGACAGATAATAATCATCCATGCTGGAGTGTTCAGCTGGGGCTGGTATAAGGTCTAGAGGGCAGACCAGAGCAGTGTCAGGGGCTCGTAGATTGTGTGTTAGAGCTTTATAATTGCCTAAACTCCAGTAAGTGCCTGCAGCTCTCCATCTAAGGAGCTGACTTAAGTAAAACTCATCTGCTGTcaaaaaagcagtgaaaaaagTGCAAAGCATAAATATTGATTCAGAACACTGTAGCTTGTTTTCCTGAACTTGTAGTCTCTACTATAAACATATCAACGCTACAATGAATGTCTATAACTCAATACCTCCTGCAATGGATCCCCACTAAAAGCCAAAATTGATTATCTACAGTGGATGTTACACTTTAAAGCAGCTGCAGGAAATGTTGGGCATGTATTAACAAGATACATGTGCCATTACCAAAAAACTGCTGACTGCAACTTCTGGTTTTCAGCAGCTTTTTGTCCCGCTGATACATTGATGTCTTTTTCTTaccttatttttttcttactcAGTGCAGCTGGttgaattaaaaagaaaatgtagccCACATTACATTTTGATAGGTACGGTGATACTTTTGGGATTCATCACTGAAGTGAAAGACTGCACGCACTCCAAGCAAATTGCAATGACCTGAAAATTATGATAGATATGTTAAGATCAGTATTGTCTTTCTGAACcatatgtaatttaaaaaaaatagaccaGAACAAACCGAACACAAGAGCAACAGGCAGTACGTAAGAGGCAGAAGTGGGCCAAACATGCCATTACAGTCAGTGACCTTGTGGAGCATCTCAGTGTGTCTTTGTCTTCCTCTCAGACTGATTGCTATGCTGCTGTCACATCACTGGACTGATGTAAATGATGGAGGACTTCATCCAGCAAGGACACGAGGAAGGAAACATTATGTCCTATGTGTAAAATACCTGAATGTCaactgtagaccactgctgtgCTATATCGCCCTCTGTTGGTAACATGGAGTACAGAGCAGTGATTCCAAAATTTAGATTTAAGGACAAGGTAAATAACAGCAGTACAACCACAACAAGAAATTATTGTTTTGTCATAGATTTCTCTCTGGGTCCATCTAGTCTATACACAGGCTCAATCATAACTTTTCTTGAGTTAAGTGCAACTACTCCTTTGTTCTGTTTAATTAGTGCTGACATGTTACAGGGCAGTGTGCCATATAGCAGTATTTCCCAACGTCTTCggcttgtgaccccttaaaacAAAGCCATTTCCCATCATCATTACATATGTCTTTTGTTTGTGGCCAGTACAGTTAGAAAGGGACCCGCCtctgttttatttgaataatttttgAAAGCCTAAAGCTGTAAAACTGTCCAGTGATTCTCAAGGAAAAAAAGACCAGAGGAAAgtctgaataaacaaatatgtgTAGCCAAAATGTGTTTCAATCATCTGCTTTCCATTCCTGTTAATCATGATGAGACCCCTCCCCTTAATTTTACAACGACTTGTGGAGGTTCTGATCCCCAGATTGGTAACATCTCCCACAGTGCAAGAGCATAGGGCAGGACAGTGGACTGAACCAAAGCAGAATACTTGTACACATTCATTCAAGGTTATAGTTGTTGTGCAAATTGCAACGAGCTTGATTAATAGCCTGGACAGTGTCCATATGCAGAACAGCAGACTCAGTAATATTTCTTACAAGCAAATGTTTACCTTTATCAGACACGTTCAGACAGTGGCGGAAAGTAAACAAGtaaatttacttaagtactCTACTTATAGTAAGTACAATTATAGGTACTTGTAAACTGGAGTTTCCATTTTTAGGGCAAATGTGGTGGTTAAAGTTTTTGCTTTTACTTATGTGAAGTATCTGAATACCAGGAATGGAAAGAGTACTAGAATATTTTAGATaaataaaagtactgttacattttactcacataaaagtaaaaattacttGCATGAAAATGTACTCAAATAACTAATTAAGTTAAAAAGCACTCTGAAAGAATGTAGCATCACATGTTTAAGGAGgttggtgatgatgatgatgatgatatatgATAGAACTATagagaagaaaacatttatCATTTAGCTGGGTGCAGTGTGAACCCACTACCTAACAGCGTTTGCAGCCTGATAATCAGTTACAAATAAACAACCACCTTTAATTAATAACATATAACagataataacaacaataaacaaaatagaTATGGACAATGCAACAAGCATTATTgggtttaaataaatgtaataaccTGTCACCTTAACAGCTGAATTAAGCATCACCAGGGCAGACAACAGAGATGTAAAGATATCCTCTACACATTAAACTCATtaaagcaaaaaagaaaacctgCGCAGTTTTTGCCCACCACATAGTGAGCGCGCACACAAAGCTCTATTTGTAGAAAATGCAGTGGTTGATGACGACCTCTTCTATACAGTGAGTTGCAATAATCAGTCAGTTTGTTGGTGTTCTTACCGGCCTGAACGTCATTCTTGTGCCTTGTGCACTGCGACGTCCTCGTCTGGCTAAAATAGTAAATGCTACTATGCTAGTGGAAACCCCATCCTCCAGCAGTGACTAAAGCATTTGCTAAGGAGCTGGTACCTTCACTGAGGTGTGTGAGCCCTTTGTGCTGTTTGTCACTGCAGAGCCTCATTCGGCTCCAAACTTTTTGAATTGCAGGAACGCAGTGGCTGAGTTGGACTGGTTACAGTGGGACAGActggctgagtggactggttacaTTATATACAACCAATGAACAAGCAGTGACCCTGCATGCTCCTGTTGTTCATGCAGCATCTTGGGTGTGTTTGATTTGAGTCACTTAGCATGCTGAACGGGTGATGCCTTAAATCAGTAACCAACTTTAGGCCAGATGCGACACTAAGACACAATCATTTTGCAATCCTTAACGACCTTTTATTGCAGTGTTCTGCATTCATCGTACTGTTGACTAACTGCTGAGACCGGCCCAGTTGTGACTCCCCACACCTCCTGACACTTCAGTCAACAGGTCAGCTGACTCCAGAGTGTCACCTCTCTGGAGACGCACCAGCAGATGCAGCTGTTGATTTGGCACCGTTCCTTTCTCACGCCTTTTGATATTTGAGATAAAGATATTTGAAAACAAGTAAAATaactggttttaaaaatacttaataaagtacacaaaacacaacgaCTTTGTTACTGTAACGAGAGTAAATTGAATTCGTTACTTTCACCCATGCCGAATAGGCCTACTCCCAACTCTTACAATTGCTTGTTCGGAGGCCAAAGGAGGTATTTTATTGGTAAGACGTACAGTAGCCTACATGTGTAACACTTTTagtaagaaataataattatgtGACCAATAGATGGCAGCAGATGTCTTGTTAAATGTTCTCAGCGCCCAACTCCAGCCAGGTCAGCACTGCACAGGCTGTAGGTTGATAGCGTCATTGGATGCAAGGAAGGGGCAGTGCACAAGAGATTTTTGAAGAGGCAACAAGTGGGGTGTGTTggatcactttaaaaaaaagtccgTATCTAATTCTATCTATCTGATTGGTTGTAACTTTTGGAATATTTTTTCCTTTACTGCACGTCCCCCTATAAAACCCCATGATGATGTGAAAGCTTCAGTCTTTGGAAGTGCTCAGCCCAACTGATGGAATTCCTGAATTGCGAGGGAAAAGTCAACTTTAAGACTGGATTAACTTGCGTGGTGGAATATCAGTTCTAAAAGTAGAGTCGACACTGTATTATTCCACAGTTTGGCTCATTTAGTTAATCACTCTCATCTGTAACAACTGTTGCAACTGTTTTAACGTTTCTAACGGTTCCTGAACTCGGGAAAAGTGGTCTTTACGCAATTTTGCGCCATGGCGAACTCGTGTCTTCAACTGAGCGGCTTTCTCGTCAGCTTCATCGGCTGGCTGGGCATTGTGATCGCGACATCCACAAATGAGTGGGTGACTACGTGTAAATATGGTTTGAACACCTGCAAGAAGATGGATGAGCTGGGAGCCAGGGGACCCTGGGCAGACTGTGTCATCTCCACAGGACTCTACCACTGTGTCTCCCTAACGCAGATCCTGGACCTGCCAGGTGGATACTGTAAATCCCTGCAACAGCACTGTGGTTGTATGTAGATACAGTTAGGTTTATTCTGTCATCGGATATTATGCCATTTATTTACAACATGTTATTTCCACCACTTTAATTTAGTCTCCCATTTCATGAAAAAATGTTTAACTCTGGAGAGTTttcttttatgcttttattttttagcagTAATTTCATATCTTTCATATGTGTTTCTATAGCCTACATCCAGACTACTCGTGCCCTGATGATCGTAGGTTCAATACTGGGGCTCCCAGCTGTAGGAATGATCCTCATGTCCATGCCCTGCATCAGCCTTGGTAATGAACCCCAGAGCTCCAAGAACAAACGCACCATCCTGGGAGGAGTGCTTATATTCATAGTTGGTAAGAGACTCAGCTTGACTTTATTCACACAGTGCAACTACAACGAATTAGTGGACAAAGACTGAATGTcattggtcagacaaaatatacagtataaatgtaaatcctttgtatttgtatatcacctttctagtctttgtgaccgctcaaagcgcttttacactacatcacattcacacactgagcgtAAGTGCTcagacagaaactaacattcacacactggtagaacagccaccaggggcaattcggggttcaatATCTTGCccaggacacttcaacatgtagcctggaggagccggggattaaACCGCTGATCTTTCAGTTAAcgggcaacccactctacctcctgaaccacagccgTATATCAGAGCAGGTCAAATTATTCTGCTCTCACATGCATACAGCAAGATCCCGTCCAACCTCCATGGCTGTGACCTCTTTTAGCCCTACCTCAAATGCTTACAAGCTGCTAAGAGCAGAGGATGTTGAATGTGACTGTCTTCCTCCCCAGggtgcacacacacccacccacacacacacacacacacacact includes:
- the cldn11a gene encoding claudin-11a, which produces MANSCLQLSGFLVSFIGWLGIVIATSTNEWVTTCKYGLNTCKKMDELGARGPWADCVISTGLYHCVSLTQILDLPAYIQTTRALMIVGSILGLPAVGMILMSMPCISLGNEPQSSKNKRTILGGVLIFIVALCGMVSTVWFPIGAHQEQGLMSFGFSLYTGWVGTIFCLLGGSILTCCSSESSSSHSYQDNNRFYYSKQGGGNPPAAPSTNHAKSAHV